TCTCTTATTATACGATGATCATGGTGTTTATAGCGGGGATAGTGCTCAGGCTGGTCGCATACTACAAAAAATGGGCCATCCCGATGATCTAAGTTTATTTTAGGAAATATATTTCTGTAGATACGTGTTAAGCTCTTTTTTCTCTATTTCACTCATAGCACGGACCGGAATCACATTGAATTGACGGGGATTGGTATAAAGAAGGTAAAACCTCTCGTCATTTTTCCACTGGGAAAATGCACGCCACGGAATGGCAGCATGGTGACGCTTCTTATCTAATTTGATACCTTTTCCCGAAATATGCAGTGTGACCTCATTTGGCAGAGTCGTGCTTTTTTGATACACATTTTTGGCCTGATACGCAGAAAGCACACGTACAAAAAGCATATAAAAAGAGATAGAAAAAAATGCAGCGATAGTGTTGGTCATGATCTCACGGGTATTGGAAAAGTCAGTTCCGACGATCACAATGAGGGTAGCCAACATGACATAGATAGCCAGTATGAAGGTTCTTTTCCCTTTTTTATGATGTAAATTGACTGCCTGCAGGTATTCCTCTTGTGTGAGCTGGTAGGTGATATTCATGGTTTGCCTTAGGATGATGTGATGGCATTATACAATGATTACATATATAGTACACAGTGCGCCTGATATGATACAGAATTCAGGTGAAAGGAGCTGACATGCTATACAAGGTCAAAGCGAAGATAGATAAACTGCAAATGAAGGCCTTTTTTACGGCACTCACAGATGGTAGCATCGCAGATGTAGAGCCTGAGGGGTTGTATATCGTCAATGCAATGCAAAGGGCATTGATGACAGGTCCTGAAACACTGGAATGGTATCAGAGATGTCACTGTGAGACACCGCTGAAGCATGAAAAAGAAATGGTCTATGATAAATACCTCAATGACATTGAAACCACTTTGGTTTATGAAGAAAAAAATGATATAAAAGGAAAATCATTCTGGGATCATTTAGAGGAGAGCTTTTTTGACGACTCATATAGCTACTGAAAGACTTTATACAGCGGAGCATGGCTGGCTGAAAAGCAGGTTCCATTTTTCATTTGCCGAATATTATGATCGTGATCATATGCATTATGGTGTACTGCGTGTGATGAATGATGAC
The sequence above is drawn from the Sulfurovum sp. TSL1 genome and encodes:
- a CDS encoding YcxB family protein, with the translated sequence MNITYQLTQEEYLQAVNLHHKKGKRTFILAIYVMLATLIVIVGTDFSNTREIMTNTIAAFFSISFYMLFVRVLSAYQAKNVYQKSTTLPNEVTLHISGKGIKLDKKRHHAAIPWRAFSQWKNDERFYLLYTNPRQFNVIPVRAMSEIEKKELNTYLQKYIS